One genomic segment of Bacteroidales bacterium includes these proteins:
- a CDS encoding CvpA family protein: MNAFDIIIAIPLLWGMWQGYNKGLILTLASLAALLIGVWGSIKFSNIVANLLSNSFGLVSEYNSIIAFSITFILIVVVVHLLARALDKILSAAALGILVKISGAALGALKWGLIVSILLSLYNVINVNYRYTSKETIEKSVLYTPVASIAPFVFSYFDFEWIKKHDNSQL; the protein is encoded by the coding sequence ATGAACGCTTTTGACATTATTATCGCAATACCCTTGCTATGGGGAATGTGGCAAGGTTATAATAAGGGATTAATTTTAACCTTAGCTTCGTTAGCTGCGCTACTAATAGGTGTTTGGGGATCTATAAAATTTTCCAATATCGTGGCAAATCTCTTATCAAACTCTTTTGGATTAGTATCGGAATACAATTCAATAATTGCTTTTTCAATTACGTTCATACTAATTGTTGTTGTTGTACATCTTTTAGCAAGAGCATTAGACAAAATACTTAGTGCAGCCGCTTTAGGCATTTTGGTTAAAATTTCTGGTGCTGCGCTGGGAGCTCTAAAATGGGGCTTAATTGTAAGCATACTTTTATCGCTATACAACGTAATAAATGTTAACTATAGATATACCTCTAAAGAGACTATTGAAAAAAGTGTTTTATACACACCGGTAGCATCTATTGCTCCATTTGTTTTTTCCTATTTTGATTTTGAATGGATAAAAAAACACGACAACTCCCAACTTTAA
- a CDS encoding T9SS type A sorting domain-containing protein, producing MHLRITSNLLIVLIMLTQTLVAQNKEKAPGQIIWQETFDQAIWDSTVVDGVTDIAALPEGWTFSDITNNNFYWQWSNEGPRGRHTSPNGGTVPKNQLTPAAEINSTTNANGFLLLPSDWYNTNDDGTSTSPATPMNASVEYGPINISEFSQVHFKMEYFFKLLKPVNSEISIIFRDSTNSVTVPIDFIENIPSKNAAVADFNLTVLLEQNNINPEQLFFRISQIGTSHYFFMIDDIKFYQPLDKNIRVLDTWSDYHIPGGNSSEVDLHRDYFGGYKNIPLSVIDTFVQFRTQAQNFGGIVRENVYAHTTIRNLDIEQINPVYNNNSSTQTLQPSEIGVFTNTASFRPKLHGKYKISTSVTDGGLEDSTLNQKESEINITDGLFSYIDTSSTSSYLALQADTSSAGYGYGQAFWIPDILTNKVVFNNLAFFIHPNQNPNHLNAQAIEVQGYLFKKQGTNYEIVQTTNVYKPVAADIGKFVNLQFSTPQELDGNQSYYLVLKVTNQTLTRKLILAHDPNHHQSYGNSGIKIGSSNNLIVTDKTPAFYTNITGGYIPEETDFLAYSIEGQLDNTIINAEDKTVELTMPYGTVVTSLIPEFVLSINAVAKIGEEEQISGTSVVDFTDTTVIYTITNGESPSSEWSVTINIGPEPPAEFLSFNIDGQIGQTTINSANKTVLVVMPNDTDVTALIPVFEITAGATAYINDSIQISGSTVNDFTNPVIYKLVTQGGVESDWTVTVTEQGDLLSGCDILSFGFIGQTQQADIDTEGKTVSVNLPPSTSVNSLVPIFILSPGAKAYHLQNGTESLVVSGGNIMDFTLEVTFRVKAENMTDFNDWKINVTTNQNSQADFESFEVHLVFQNEVIEDSVTVIELDTIPYYATIYKSNNTMLLSLPEGTRLDSIQPIWTVSPGAIVKINDTIVESGKSHIDLSKLVVFEVVSQHAQGAKQVKTWTLHTSYIVGIGEQDHDIYTHVKMYPNPASHYINVDLPEDMRNGSYQIFNIYGQTVASGIYSGIQFNIDIQGQPKGIYFIKVSSDRYHKIDKFLFE from the coding sequence ATGCACCTAAGAATTACAAGCAATTTACTTATTGTACTAATAATGTTGACACAGACATTAGTTGCACAGAATAAAGAGAAAGCACCCGGACAAATTATTTGGCAAGAAACGTTTGACCAAGCTATTTGGGATAGTACTGTTGTTGATGGAGTAACTGATATAGCCGCACTTCCCGAAGGATGGACATTCTCTGACATAACAAACAACAATTTTTATTGGCAGTGGTCAAACGAAGGTCCTCGTGGACGACACACCAGTCCCAACGGAGGCACTGTCCCTAAAAACCAGCTAACGCCAGCTGCAGAAATAAATAGCACCACTAACGCCAATGGATTTTTACTGTTGCCGTCAGATTGGTACAACACAAACGATGATGGGACATCTACCTCGCCTGCAACTCCAATGAACGCTTCTGTTGAATACGGTCCAATAAATATTTCAGAGTTTTCACAAGTACACTTCAAAATGGAATATTTTTTCAAACTTTTGAAACCCGTAAACTCAGAGATAAGTATAATTTTCAGAGATAGCACTAATTCGGTAACAGTACCTATTGACTTTATAGAAAATATTCCTTCAAAAAATGCGGCTGTTGCTGATTTCAACCTAACAGTGTTATTGGAACAGAACAATATAAATCCAGAACAACTGTTTTTCCGTATTTCACAAATCGGTACAAGTCACTACTTTTTCATGATTGACGACATAAAGTTTTATCAACCTCTTGATAAAAATATACGCGTGCTTGACACATGGAGTGACTACCACATTCCGGGAGGGAACAGTTCTGAAGTTGACTTACATAGAGATTATTTTGGTGGATATAAAAACATTCCATTATCTGTGATTGACACGTTTGTTCAATTCAGAACACAAGCCCAAAATTTTGGCGGTATAGTTAGGGAAAACGTTTACGCACACACAACTATTCGTAACTTAGATATTGAGCAGATAAATCCTGTTTATAATAACAATTCTTCGACACAAACTTTACAGCCATCAGAAATAGGCGTTTTTACAAACACAGCGTCTTTCAGACCAAAGTTGCACGGGAAATATAAAATTTCAACAAGTGTTACAGATGGCGGTTTAGAAGACTCAACTTTAAACCAAAAAGAATCTGAAATTAATATAACAGACGGCCTGTTTTCATATATAGATACTAGCTCAACAAGTAGCTATTTGGCTCTGCAAGCAGACACTTCTTCCGCAGGTTATGGCTATGGACAAGCATTTTGGATTCCAGACATACTAACAAATAAAGTTGTTTTCAATAATTTGGCTTTTTTCATTCATCCTAATCAGAATCCAAACCATTTAAATGCACAAGCAATTGAAGTACAAGGATATCTATTTAAAAAACAGGGCACTAACTACGAAATAGTTCAAACAACAAATGTATATAAACCTGTTGCCGCAGATATAGGAAAATTTGTCAATCTGCAATTTAGCACACCACAAGAATTAGACGGAAATCAAAGCTATTATTTAGTTTTAAAGGTTACGAACCAAACATTAACCAGAAAGCTTATACTTGCACACGATCCGAATCATCACCAATCGTATGGCAATAGTGGTATAAAAATAGGCTCTTCAAATAATTTGATAGTAACTGACAAAACACCCGCATTTTACACAAACATCACTGGTGGCTATATCCCCGAAGAAACAGACTTTTTAGCATACAGTATTGAAGGTCAGCTAGATAACACTATCATCAATGCTGAAGATAAAACTGTTGAACTAACAATGCCTTACGGTACAGTTGTAACCTCACTTATACCTGAATTTGTTCTTTCAATAAATGCAGTTGCCAAAATTGGAGAAGAGGAACAAATAAGCGGAACATCTGTCGTTGATTTTACTGATACTACTGTAATTTACACCATTACTAATGGTGAGAGCCCTTCGTCAGAATGGTCTGTGACAATTAATATAGGACCCGAACCACCTGCTGAATTTTTATCGTTCAATATTGATGGACAGATAGGACAAACCACTATAAACTCAGCAAACAAGACGGTTTTAGTAGTTATGCCAAATGACACAGATGTAACAGCACTAATACCTGTGTTCGAAATAACAGCAGGTGCCACTGCATATATTAACGATTCAATACAAATTTCGGGCTCTACTGTCAATGATTTTACAAATCCGGTTATCTATAAGCTTGTCACACAGGGAGGTGTTGAGTCTGATTGGACAGTCACAGTAACAGAACAAGGCGATTTGCTTTCTGGTTGCGACATTTTATCATTCGGGTTTATCGGACAAACACAGCAAGCAGATATAGATACAGAGGGCAAAACTGTATCGGTTAATTTGCCACCTTCTACAAGTGTGAACAGTTTAGTTCCAATTTTCATTTTATCTCCTGGAGCTAAAGCATATCATTTACAAAATGGTACTGAAAGCCTTGTTGTAAGTGGTGGAAATATTATGGACTTCACATTGGAAGTAACTTTTAGAGTGAAAGCCGAAAATATGACCGACTTCAACGATTGGAAAATAAATGTAACAACAAATCAAAACTCACAAGCCGATTTTGAATCATTTGAAGTACACTTAGTGTTTCAAAATGAAGTTATTGAAGATTCGGTTACGGTTATTGAACTAGATACAATTCCATATTACGCAACTATATACAAAAGCAACAACACAATGTTGTTATCGTTACCTGAAGGAACAAGGCTCGATTCTATTCAGCCAATTTGGACCGTATCACCTGGAGCTATAGTAAAAATTAATGACACCATAGTTGAGAGCGGCAAAAGCCATATAGACTTGTCAAAACTTGTTGTATTTGAAGTTGTTTCGCAACACGCGCAAGGAGCGAAACAAGTAAAAACCTGGACACTACATACATCTTATATAGTCGGAATAGGAGAACAAGACCACGACATTTATACACATGTTAAAATGTATCCTAATCCAGCATCACACTATATAAATGTTGATTTGCCTGAGGATATGAGAAACGGTTCTTATCAGATATTTAACATATACGGACAAACTGTTGCCTCTGGAATATACAGCGGTATTCAATTTAATATAGACATACAAGGTCAGCCCAAAGGTATCTACTTTATAAAAGTGTCCAGTGACAGATATCACAAAATAGATAAGTTCTTATTTGAATAA